In the genome of Zobellia nedashkovskayae, the window ATAGTTTATGCAGTAAAGAAACACTACGATGCAAACAAAAAGGAAACCGGTGATAGATGGATGGGCTTTGCTTTTGAAGAATCAAAGGGAACTCAAAAAATGTTTGAACTCTCCCCTTATATTATTAGAGCTTTAAAAGAAGGAGGAACTTTATTTATTGATGAATTTGATTCTAGGTTTCATTCACTACTCACGAAAAAAATTGTCGAGCTATTTAATTCAAAATCAAATCTCAAAGGGCAATTGATTTTCATTACTCATGACACCAATCTTTTATCATCAAAAATGCTGAGAAGAGACCAAATTTCGTTTACAACACGGGATAAATATGGTGCAACTCATTTTAGTTCTTTAGCTGAATTTAAGGGAGTTCGTAACTCTTCATCATATGAAAGTGATTATATGCACGGTAAATATGGTGCCATTCCGTTTTTAGATGATTTTGAAGAAATTTTTTTAGAAGAAGAGGAAAATGCCTAAGAAAACCAAAGCAATTAAAAAGACCGATATAAAGGGTGACAAACCTTGGTTAAAAAAAGTTGGATTAACTTCTTACAAAGAAGAAACTAAAGAACCTAACAAAACTTTTTTAATAGTATGTGAAGGTCAAACTGAAGCTTTGTATTTTGAATCATTCCCTACTATATCAGCTGAAGTCAAAACATACGGTATGGGATGTTCTCATACTACACTTGCGGATTGCACTATTGACTTAGCAAAAGATAGTAATTATGATGAAGTTTGGTGCGTTTTCGATATGGATGTAAAGCCAGATGTTGTCGGCCAAGCTGATGACTTCAATTCTGCCATACAAAAGTGTCATGCCAACGGAGTGAATTGTGCATATTCTAATGATTCATTTGAACTATGGCTTTACCTACATTTTCAATTTACTGACCAAAAAAATCATCGTGATTTTTATAACGAGCAGTTGGGAAAAATTTTTGGAATTAACTACAGCAAGGATGGAAAGAAAAGAAAGTTTGTTCTAAAACTATATACTGCTTTGGAAAAAAATGGTAAGGCTAGTCAAATTGATGCTATAAAAAGGTCTAAAAAGCTTGTTGAGCAACATGAAGGAATTAGTCCGCACTTACAAAACCCAATATCGCATGTTTACTTATTAGTTGAAGAATTGAATAAATACCTATCTGATTAAATTTGCAAATCAGTTAAGACGGCCTAAGAGAATTTTGGCAAAACAAGAGGCGAGGGGAGCGGCCATATTCTAGACTTCTAGTTTTATGGTTTTCTGAACAGTACAATTTTTCTAGCAGTTCAAAGCGGTCTTAAGAGTTACAATGCTTTCTAGAATATAGCGATTGAGCCGTACATTGTTTCCAAAATTATCTGTAAGCCTTGATTTTTTTGTTTCTTTTTTTATCAAGAAAAAAAGAAAAGAAACTTTAGGTGGTTTCCAAATAACATATCTTAAGAGGGTCTGCTAACTAATTGCATTATTATAATTAGACTTGGATTGTATTACTAAGGTAATCCAGTCACTATAAAAAGTGATATCCATCAATACATCATATTCTAAATGTTTGATATCCATATTACATGAATTGCTTCCGATTGTAGTAATACCCACAAGTTTAGCTCCTTCGATAGAAAAGTAATAGACACCGTTACCACTGTCCCCATTACACGCAGAAACAACATTTTTTTCTCCTATACATATCATCCCATCTTTTATATATCCTTTTATATTTTTTTCACTTTGACAGTTCAATTTTGAAATCAAGGGAAGTGGTTTCTCCATAAGTCTTTCAGGTCTAAAAAGGCTATTTGTTTTTCCCCATCCAACCATCATGGCAGATTGCTTATTTTCAATCACCTGCTTAAGGAGAGAAGAGGAGATAGGTCTTATCGTTTTAGTCTTAGAACTTATTTCTAAACGTTTCTTTAATTGAATTAGCAAGATATCATGTTGGTATCCACCACTATCATACTTCTCTAATTGTCCATTATATGGGTTAATTCCTTCAAAGGAAAACACATTTAAAATATCAGAATATTTACCGCTAGAATTTAATTTACCATTGCCGGAGTAGACTAGATAATTATCTTTATTAACGTTGTCAAAACAATGAGCTGCTGTCAAAATCCATTCAGAATTGATTATAACTCCACCACAATAGGCTTCCTTCTTTCTTTGTTTGGATACTATCGCTATTTGATATGGAAATTCATTTTCTGATGCTTCCACCCCGCCTCGTATTCCTCTAGTACCTTCCTCTTCTTGCCAATAAGTAACACATGCTCTGAAACAAAATATGAACAGAGTCAGTGCTAAAAGAATGATTAAAGTAGTTCGCCATCTTAATCGTTTAATTATCATCAACTTCTGCTTCTTTAATTTGCTTTTCTAATTCAGCTTTCTTAATCCTCAGTTCTAATAAATCTGTTTCTTCTTTAAGTGATTCAATTTCAGTATCTCCATTAATAAGATCAATAGTTTCTCCAATTGATTTCCCTAGTGATGTTACATCATCTGGGTTGATCGAATTGGTAGATGCATTTATTTCCTTAAACCACCCTAAGTCGGAATAATAGACTAAATTATTGAGTTTGGTCTTAGAGGGAAGCCTACCATGCATTTTACCAACTGCAAAAAATGTAAAACTTCCTATTTCTCCAACATTGTTAGTATAAACCTTCGCTGTATATGAAGCTGGAAATTTATAAGCCAACCCAGTATTCGTTGATTTGGGGGC includes:
- a CDS encoding RloB family protein; protein product: MPKKTKAIKKTDIKGDKPWLKKVGLTSYKEETKEPNKTFLIVCEGQTEALYFESFPTISAEVKTYGMGCSHTTLADCTIDLAKDSNYDEVWCVFDMDVKPDVVGQADDFNSAIQKCHANGVNCAYSNDSFELWLYLHFQFTDQKNHRDFYNEQLGKIFGINYSKDGKKRKFVLKLYTALEKNGKASQIDAIKRSKKLVEQHEGISPHLQNPISHVYLLVEELNKYLSD
- a CDS encoding S1 family serine peptidase; translation: MIIKRLRWRTTLIILLALTLFIFCFRACVTYWQEEEGTRGIRGGVEASENEFPYQIAIVSKQRKKEAYCGGVIINSEWILTAAHCFDNVNKDNYLVYSGNGKLNSSGKYSDILNVFSFEGINPYNGQLEKYDSGGYQHDILLIQLKKRLEISSKTKTIRPISSSLLKQVIENKQSAMMVGWGKTNSLFRPERLMEKPLPLISKLNCQSEKNIKGYIKDGMICIGEKNVVSACNGDSGNGVYYFSIEGAKLVGITTIGSNSCNMDIKHLEYDVLMDITFYSDWITLVIQSKSNYNNAIS